The DNA sequence GAAAATAAACCACCTTTAACTCTAGCTTTCACAATTAACTTGATCTGATTACTTAGCACTTTAGCATAGCTACAAACAAATTCAAACATACATCTATTTATATTACACCAAATGCAATGTATAATTGCAGCTACTATTGTTCAAAACAGCAACCAGGCCTTTGATGGGTTTCTTACACCAGGTTATCCAACCTCCATGTCCTCTAGCCAAACTTTGTAGAAGTATTTTTTGGGGTGCTAAAGGAAATCGTAGTAAAGTTCATCTTACTTTTTGGGAGCATGTTTGCTTACCCAAAAAGTATAGTCGTCTTGGATTTAAAGAAGGAAGGAAGTGGAATATGGCTCTCATGGCTATGACATTTAAGCTCtctcaataaaataaaactgtCTTTGGGTGAGATAAATTAATGTTGTCTACTTGAAGGACCAAGATTTCTGGTGTCTTACTCTCGAAAGTGACTTTAGCTGGTATTTTAAAAAGCTTCTTACAGAACTCCTTGGATCATCATCCCTTGATGGAGGCTGAGAGACAAGGGCTGTTTAaggtaaaatatttctaacttTCTCTTCTTGCTTGTTATAGAGTGTTCTATTCCTGTTTTGTCTCGCACAAACTTAGCGTTCTTAAGTACTGCTTTATTATTTGGCAGGCGATTAACAATCATTTGCTCACAAGGAACCATCTTGGAAGATTCACGAGCTTAGACTCTCGCTGCTGCCCAATTTTATGAGACTCATCAGCATGTTTTCTTTAATTGTGTTTACACAAAAATGGCGATTCAGGATGAACAAAAGGTCTTGGTTAATTTCACGAGTCAGGACTCAGGACCCCTAAATTTATCATCTAATATAATATAGACCAAGGCAAGCATTTTTCCAAGAGTTTAGGACAAAACAGAAACAACGGTGAAAAGCTTTGTAGAACCAGAAATTAACATTTGTCTTTGTCAAAACACATAGTTGTTGCCACCAGGCACCAAGTACCAACCTTTCCTCTCATTTTatccaaaaataataacaaacccAATAATTGTTAATAACGAGCGTGGAATAAACAGCATTTAAATAGAATGACAAGACCGTGTTCCACTTGGACTTTTCGTAGAAAAATCCTTCCAATTAGAGTCTagaatatcatataatttcaataataatattatacatataagTCTTGTCTATACATAAAAACTCAATCCTAATTAGTTGACCTGAGATTAATTAACGACTCCATTGTCTCCCTACCTCTCAACTACATAAACCAAAATCACCATAGTTACTTACTAGTACTACCAGTGGTGCCAATCCTTTCTCACTTTAAAATGCAAAAAGAACAtccaaaaaccaaaaaaacagTGATCAACATGGCCTAACATCTAACTACTTTTGCAAGCCTAAAAGCTTTTTAGAGATGACAGATGAATGAATTTTCAGACAACATGGCGTGATCGGAGGCGTAATGATCACCGCAATTCTCTTCCAAAAAGCTCATGTCATTGTTGATGGGGAAGTCTAACAGCAGCTGCAATGCAGAACTATCTGATGAATCATCCTCCATGTCATTCGAGCACGAAGAATCAGAGCCTGCACCCATCACTACATGATGATCATCTTCATTGTTGGGGCAGTACTTAACGAGGTAGCTCTTGCAATCCATGTCTTCGGCTTGGTCATTAGCCGGAGTATCGAATCCAGTCCTGTTCGTGCCACCCTCAGTGGTCAAGGCCGAAACAGAAGCCTGCGAAATTGGGCTACAACAAGCCATTTTTTCATCTTTGATAGCTACTCCTGCTACCTTTCGGAATGAGTCTCCCACATCAGAGTTCCACAAGCGTAGGAAGAAGTCAGAGTCATTGGATTTTGTTGTGAAAGGTTGAGTAGTAGAAGAAGTAGTAAAGAGGGTTGACTCCTTTGAGAGGCGCGCCTCGGCTTCGAGCCTTGCGCTCTCCCACTGCGCCATGTGCCGTGTTGTGGGAGAAGCAGGGGAAGAAGCAGTGGGTGGATAATGAGAATTTGAGTTGAAGGGTTCGTGAGTTAGAGGGTCTAGTCCCATGCAGAGTAGACGTTTCTTCAAGTGAGTGTTCCATAGGTTCTTGATCTCGTTATCAGTTCTTCCTGGAAGTTGAGAAGCTATAGCAGCCCACCTGAAATGTAAACACACATATTACATGATGTAGTGATCATATAAGTAACTGGTTTGAATGGATGTACTGAGAAATAGTTGAGCTGAAATTATCAAATTGAAGTCTATCTCGTATAACAATAGTTTTCTT is a window from the Cannabis sativa cultivar Pink pepper isolate KNU-18-1 chromosome 1, ASM2916894v1, whole genome shotgun sequence genome containing:
- the LOC115706528 gene encoding transcription factor MYB17, encoding MGRTPCCDKKGLKKGPWTAEEDETLVEYIKKNNGHGSWRSLPKLAGLLRCGKSCRLRWTNYLRPDIKRGPFTQDEEKLIIQLHGMLGNRWAAIASQLPGRTDNEIKNLWNTHLKKRLLCMGLDPLTHEPFNSNSHYPPTASSPASPTTRHMAQWESARLEAEARLSKESTLFTTSSTTQPFTTKSNDSDFFLRLWNSDVGDSFRKVAGVAIKDEKMACCSPISQASVSALTTEGGTNRTGFDTPANDQAEDMDCKSYLVKYCPNNEDDHHVVMGAGSDSSCSNDMEDDSSDSSALQLLLDFPINNDMSFLEENCGDHYASDHAMLSENSFICHL